A single region of the Felis catus isolate Fca126 chromosome F2, F.catus_Fca126_mat1.0, whole genome shotgun sequence genome encodes:
- the MED30 gene encoding mediator of RNA polymerase II transcription subunit 30 isoform X1 gives MSTPPLAASGMAPGPFGGPQAQQAAREVNTASLCRIGQETVQDIVYRTMEIFQLLRNMQLPNGVTYHTGTYQDRLAKLQDHLRQLSILFRKLRLVYDKCNENCGGMDPIPVEQLIPYVEEDGSKNEDRTGPPRFASEERREIAEVNKKLLLYFETGMENKAVNRGVNKKGGGTTKIWLTQTEIQKIRQKRK, from the exons ATGTCCACCCCTCCGTTGGCGGCGTCGGGGATGGCGCCGGGGCCCTTCGGCGGGCCTCAGGCTCAGCAGGCCGCCCGGGAGGTCAACACGGCATCGCTTTGCCGGATCGGGCAGGAGACCGTGCAGGACATCGTGTACCGCACCATGGAGATCTTCCAGCTCCTAAGGAACATGcag CTGCCAAATGGTGTCACATACCATACTGGAACATATCAAGACCGGCTGGCAAAGCTACAGGATCACCTTCGCCAACTTTCTATTCTCTTCAGGAAGCTGAGATTGGTCTATGACAAATGCAATGAAAATTGTGGAGGGATGGATCCCATTCCAGTGGAG CAACTGATTCCATATGTGGAAGAAGATGGCTCAAAGAATGAGGATCGCACTGGCCCACCTCGTTTTGCTAGTGAAGAGAGGCGAGAAATTGCTGAAGTGAATAAG AAACTGTTACTATATTTTGAAACAGGAATGGAGAACAAGGCAGTAAACAGAGGTGTaaacaaaaaaggaggagggACGACTAAGATTTGGTTAACTCAAACTGAAATCCAAAAAAtaaggcagaagagaaaatag
- the MED30 gene encoding mediator of RNA polymerase II transcription subunit 30 isoform X3 yields MSTPPLAASGMAPGPFGGPQAQQAAREVNTASLCRIGQETVQDIVYRTMEIFQLLRNMQLPNGVTYHTGTYQDRLAKLQDHLRQLSILFRKLRLVYDKCNENCGGMDPIPVEQLIPYVEEDGSKNEDRTGPPRFASEERREIAEVNKNYMKSFLWQM; encoded by the exons ATGTCCACCCCTCCGTTGGCGGCGTCGGGGATGGCGCCGGGGCCCTTCGGCGGGCCTCAGGCTCAGCAGGCCGCCCGGGAGGTCAACACGGCATCGCTTTGCCGGATCGGGCAGGAGACCGTGCAGGACATCGTGTACCGCACCATGGAGATCTTCCAGCTCCTAAGGAACATGcag CTGCCAAATGGTGTCACATACCATACTGGAACATATCAAGACCGGCTGGCAAAGCTACAGGATCACCTTCGCCAACTTTCTATTCTCTTCAGGAAGCTGAGATTGGTCTATGACAAATGCAATGAAAATTGTGGAGGGATGGATCCCATTCCAGTGGAG CAACTGATTCCATATGTGGAAGAAGATGGCTCAAAGAATGAGGATCGCACTGGCCCACCTCGTTTTGCTAGTGAAGAGAGGCGAGAAATTGCTGAAGTGAATAAG AATTACATGAAGTCGTTTCTGTGGCAAATGTAA